The Aminithiophilus ramosus genome contains a region encoding:
- a CDS encoding histidine phosphatase family protein gives MRQREETKTTIILARHGESEGNERALFRGRRDFPLTERGVSQARALAQALIPLSVTRVFTSPLSRALATAQSIAEAVAAPLETIQGFTNMALGPWEGHSKEEVAQNYAEEWELWLRNPERLRLPGAETLDQVQSRAYSNLQHLINRHRGETLVIVSHRTVLKPLVAACLAIAEPYFWRLHFDTASCSRLLFEGKRGFTLVSLNETHHLDTFTSEWV, from the coding sequence ATGCGACAGAGAGAGGAAACGAAAACGACGATCATCCTCGCCCGCCACGGCGAAAGCGAGGGAAACGAAAGGGCTCTTTTTCGAGGACGAAGGGATTTTCCCCTCACCGAGAGGGGAGTCAGCCAAGCCCGTGCCCTGGCCCAGGCCCTGATCCCCCTCTCGGTGACGCGCGTCTTCACCAGCCCGCTCTCCCGGGCCCTCGCGACGGCCCAGTCCATCGCGGAAGCCGTCGCGGCTCCGCTGGAGACCATCCAGGGCTTCACCAACATGGCCCTCGGCCCCTGGGAGGGGCATTCCAAGGAAGAGGTGGCCCAAAACTACGCCGAAGAGTGGGAACTCTGGCTCAGAAACCCCGAAAGGCTCCGCCTTCCCGGCGCCGAGACTCTCGATCAGGTCCAGAGCCGGGCCTACTCCAATCTCCAGCACCTCATCAACCGTCACAGAGGCGAGACGCTCGTCATCGTCAGCCACCGCACCGTCCTTAAACCTCTCGTCGCCGCCTGTCTGGCCATCGCCGAGCCCTATTTCTGGCGACTCCATTTCGACACGGCCTCCTGCTCTCGGCTCCTCTTCGAAGGGAAACGGGGCTTCACCCTCGTCTCCCTCAACGAGACGCACCATCTCGACACCTTCACCTCCGAATGGGTTTGA
- a CDS encoding NAD(P)/FAD-dependent oxidoreductase yields MAPTLKKKVLIVGGGPGGRVSYMVLRNMGFDDAAIVVNEEPTIICSLPYAVGRKLVPEGPEQVVVDMARADRLPPDMMKDVLFGEAVRLDLENHSALIEGGEEPLEVTFEKLILAPGAVPWIPPVPGVLGEGSADGGTWVWYGRELIRRDRLAPNVYSLRGAADARALDAFAEKAKRAVVVGTGAIGLELVEALVDRGLTVTVLEALPHVTSALDGEMAAHLEERLVSRGVTVATGALLAEVTPRGVVLGDGTTIEADGVLFATGVRPNAELARAAGLVVGRGIVVDEAMRTSHPDVFAVGDGAEIIDGPTGKAVLPLIGTLAMRQALVAVSQILGRPMTLPPATPWGVSETLGLHWASVGWTEEAASGIGLPVVGLTLPYNTREPYMALNRKGFWKLVVARGDEAKGITPGQIVGFQAIMEDKSPLFLAERFLDIVTRRETVMDLLNHYFIHSPAHNDVNDPYLQLVFMAQRMFQNP; encoded by the coding sequence ATGGCTCCTACCCTGAAGAAAAAGGTCCTTATCGTCGGCGGCGGTCCCGGAGGGCGGGTCTCCTATATGGTTCTGAGGAACATGGGCTTCGACGACGCCGCCATCGTCGTCAACGAGGAACCCACGATCATCTGCAGCCTCCCCTACGCCGTGGGACGGAAGCTCGTCCCCGAAGGTCCGGAACAGGTCGTCGTCGACATGGCCCGGGCGGACAGGCTGCCTCCGGACATGATGAAGGATGTCCTCTTCGGCGAAGCGGTCCGACTCGATCTGGAGAACCATTCAGCCCTCATCGAGGGCGGAGAGGAACCTCTCGAGGTCACCTTCGAGAAACTGATCCTCGCCCCAGGGGCGGTCCCCTGGATTCCTCCCGTCCCGGGCGTTCTCGGCGAGGGATCCGCCGACGGCGGGACCTGGGTCTGGTACGGAAGAGAGCTGATCCGCCGCGATCGCCTGGCCCCCAACGTCTACAGCCTTCGCGGCGCCGCCGACGCCCGCGCTCTCGACGCCTTCGCCGAGAAGGCGAAAAGGGCCGTCGTCGTCGGCACGGGCGCCATCGGCCTCGAGCTCGTCGAGGCCCTCGTGGATCGAGGGCTGACGGTGACGGTCCTCGAGGCTCTTCCCCACGTGACGTCGGCCCTGGACGGAGAAATGGCCGCCCATCTTGAGGAACGTCTCGTCTCGCGCGGTGTCACCGTCGCTACGGGAGCCCTTCTGGCCGAGGTGACGCCGCGCGGCGTCGTCCTCGGAGACGGCACGACGATCGAGGCCGACGGCGTCCTCTTCGCCACGGGAGTCAGGCCCAACGCCGAACTGGCCCGGGCAGCGGGCCTCGTCGTCGGGCGGGGCATCGTCGTCGACGAGGCCATGAGGACCTCTCACCCCGACGTTTTCGCCGTCGGAGACGGCGCCGAAATCATCGACGGTCCCACGGGAAAGGCCGTTCTCCCCCTCATCGGGACTCTGGCCATGCGTCAGGCCCTCGTCGCCGTCTCCCAGATCCTGGGGCGGCCCATGACCCTTCCGCCGGCCACGCCCTGGGGCGTCAGCGAAACCCTGGGACTCCACTGGGCCAGCGTCGGCTGGACGGAGGAGGCCGCCTCGGGGATCGGCCTTCCCGTCGTGGGCCTGACCCTTCCCTACAACACCCGCGAACCCTACATGGCCCTCAACAGGAAGGGATTCTGGAAGCTCGTCGTGGCCAGAGGAGACGAGGCCAAGGGCATCACTCCGGGACAGATCGTCGGCTTTCAGGCCATCATGGAGGACAAATCGCCCCTCTTCCTGGCCGAGCGTTTCCTCGACATCGTCACCCGCCGGGAGACGGTCATGGACCTCCTGAATCACTACTTCATTCACTCCCCGGCCCACAACGACGTCAACGACCCGTACCTGCAGCTGGTCTTCATGGCCCAGCGGATGTTCCAGAACCCCTGA
- a CDS encoding redoxin domain-containing protein, with protein MSERKPIEVGSFVPDFTLKNQHGNEVSLASLKGRNVILSFHPLAWTPVCRDQMKELDLNFDLFVSMNTVPLGFSVDSLPCKTAWAEAIGLESLQILSDFWPHGAVAQSLGLFRDSHGISERANVIVNGEGVVVFVKVYPIRQLPDIEEIVAFVREYTGTEVSGDVEVQHCMKTETGTTCIDDGRNRGINATGK; from the coding sequence ATGTCCGAAAGAAAGCCCATCGAAGTGGGGAGCTTCGTCCCCGATTTCACCCTCAAGAATCAGCACGGCAACGAGGTCTCCCTCGCCTCCCTGAAGGGGAGGAACGTCATCCTCTCCTTTCACCCCCTGGCCTGGACGCCGGTCTGCCGCGACCAGATGAAGGAGCTCGACCTCAACTTCGATCTTTTCGTGTCGATGAACACCGTTCCCCTGGGCTTCAGTGTCGACTCCCTGCCCTGCAAGACGGCCTGGGCCGAGGCCATCGGTCTCGAGAGCCTTCAGATCCTCTCCGACTTCTGGCCCCACGGCGCCGTCGCCCAGTCTCTGGGGCTCTTTCGCGATTCTCACGGCATCTCCGAAAGGGCCAACGTCATCGTTAACGGCGAAGGCGTCGTCGTCTTCGTCAAGGTCTACCCCATCAGGCAACTTCCCGACATCGAGGAGATCGTCGCCTTCGTCAGGGAGTACACGGGCACGGAGGTCAGCGGTGACGTCGAGGTCCAGCACTGCATGAAGACCGAGACGGGAACGACCTGCATCGATGACGGCCGCAATCGGGGCATCAACGCCACGGGAAAGTAG
- a CDS encoding thiamine pyrophosphate-dependent enzyme — protein MANVFDLENIEISWCPGCGDFPILESLKRALAELELTPDRVVFVSGIGQAAKLPHYIKGHFFNGLHGRALSNATAIKAANPSLKVIAIGGDGDMYGEGGNHFLHTIRRNPDITNFVHNNMVYGLTKGQASPTSQVGFKTPVQVEGVFSTPVNPVALALVQGASFVARAFAGDIDRTKEIMKEALSFKGYALVDILQPCVSFNKVNTYAWFKERVYYLDGDHDEADRMKALERALEPDRFALGVLFRRERPSFETSLPPYDGDDRPLYARSVDLGKLDRLIQSL, from the coding sequence ATGGCCAACGTTTTCGATCTGGAAAATATCGAGATCTCCTGGTGTCCCGGCTGCGGCGATTTCCCCATCCTGGAATCGCTCAAGAGGGCTCTGGCCGAACTGGAGCTGACGCCCGACAGGGTCGTCTTCGTCTCCGGCATCGGCCAGGCGGCCAAACTGCCTCACTACATCAAGGGACACTTCTTCAACGGCCTCCACGGCCGGGCCCTCTCCAACGCCACGGCCATCAAGGCCGCCAATCCCTCGCTGAAGGTCATCGCCATCGGCGGAGACGGCGACATGTACGGCGAGGGAGGCAATCACTTTCTCCACACGATCCGCCGCAACCCCGATATCACCAACTTCGTCCATAACAACATGGTCTACGGCCTCACGAAGGGACAGGCCTCGCCGACGAGCCAGGTGGGCTTCAAGACGCCCGTCCAGGTCGAGGGCGTCTTCTCGACGCCCGTCAATCCCGTCGCTCTGGCCCTTGTCCAGGGGGCGTCCTTCGTGGCCCGGGCCTTCGCCGGAGACATCGACAGGACGAAGGAGATCATGAAGGAGGCCCTCTCCTTCAAGGGCTACGCCCTCGTCGACATCCTCCAGCCCTGCGTCTCCTTCAACAAAGTCAACACCTACGCCTGGTTCAAGGAGCGCGTCTACTATCTCGACGGGGATCACGACGAGGCCGATCGCATGAAGGCCCTGGAGAGGGCCCTCGAACCCGATCGGTTCGCCCTGGGCGTCCTCTTCCGCCGAGAGCGCCCCTCTTTCGAGACCTCCCTCCCTCCCTATGACGGCGACGACCGCCCTCTCTACGCTCGCTCCGTCGATCTCGGGAAGCTCGACCGTCTCATCCAATCCCTGTAA
- a CDS encoding 2-oxoacid:acceptor oxidoreductase subunit alpha encodes MTRFPRNDGGDVSVVVCGAAGQGIQTVEDLLVHVLRGEGYHVFGSREYMSRVRGGSNSTEIRVSSRPVRALVDRIDLLIPLDGAVRTNIRERIDGETIIIGDGTELGSEFGGYEEQFVSAPLLAEARQAGGKVYASVVAAGLLAGLFDVSTEPVEDYFVRRFSSKGDAVVEQNRQALSRGLALAAGLRKEGRFSIDVKPRKGAKRVAVNGNDAVCIGALAGGCDMVTAYPMSPAAGVLSFMAQRARDFGLVVEQVEDEIAAVNWAVGGAYAGARPLVTTSGGGFALMTEGLSLAGVMEAPIVIHLAQRPGPATGMATRTEQADLELALYGGHGEFPRMLFAPGTIEEAFSLTRRAFDLAARLQSPAIVLTDQYFVNSFYDLPPFDVGESLPDKHLVPAGTGYRRYEESPDGISPRAVPGFGPGLVGADSHEHDEVGHVYEDFHLRRRMNDKRLRKFQALLAETVAPTLVGPEDYDTLILCWGSTRLIVEEALAELGRPGLAMAHFGQVWPLHPSTAGLLSRARRLVSVEGNATAQLARLIRQTTGIEVRDHLLNYSGLQFSVEQVRDGLKGLLS; translated from the coding sequence ATGACCCGATTCCCAAGGAACGACGGCGGCGATGTCTCCGTTGTCGTCTGTGGCGCCGCAGGGCAGGGCATTCAGACGGTGGAGGATCTGCTCGTCCATGTCCTTCGTGGTGAAGGGTATCATGTCTTCGGCAGTCGGGAGTACATGTCCCGCGTCCGAGGCGGCAGCAACTCGACGGAAATCCGCGTCTCCTCCAGGCCCGTGCGGGCCCTCGTCGACCGAATCGACCTTCTGATTCCCCTCGACGGTGCCGTCAGGACCAATATCCGAGAGCGCATCGACGGAGAAACGATCATCATCGGTGACGGAACGGAGCTGGGTTCGGAGTTCGGCGGCTACGAGGAGCAGTTCGTCAGCGCTCCCCTCCTGGCGGAGGCTCGCCAGGCCGGAGGGAAAGTCTATGCCAGCGTCGTCGCCGCCGGTCTTCTGGCTGGCCTTTTCGATGTCTCGACGGAGCCCGTCGAGGACTACTTCGTCAGGCGTTTCAGTTCCAAGGGCGACGCCGTCGTCGAACAGAACCGTCAGGCCCTGAGCCGAGGGCTGGCCCTCGCCGCCGGTCTCCGAAAAGAGGGGCGCTTCTCCATCGACGTCAAGCCCCGGAAAGGCGCGAAACGCGTCGCCGTCAACGGCAACGACGCCGTCTGCATCGGGGCCCTGGCCGGTGGTTGCGACATGGTCACGGCCTATCCCATGTCGCCGGCGGCAGGTGTCCTCTCCTTCATGGCCCAGAGGGCCCGCGACTTCGGTCTCGTCGTCGAACAGGTCGAGGACGAGATCGCCGCCGTCAATTGGGCCGTCGGCGGCGCCTACGCCGGGGCGAGACCTCTGGTGACCACCTCGGGGGGCGGCTTTGCCCTCATGACGGAGGGACTCAGCCTGGCCGGAGTCATGGAGGCTCCCATCGTGATCCACCTGGCCCAGCGTCCCGGTCCGGCGACGGGCATGGCGACGAGGACGGAACAGGCCGATCTCGAGCTGGCCCTCTATGGCGGCCATGGCGAGTTTCCCCGCATGCTTTTCGCCCCGGGCACGATCGAGGAGGCCTTTTCCCTGACGCGGCGGGCCTTCGACCTGGCCGCCCGTCTCCAGTCTCCGGCCATCGTCCTCACCGACCAGTACTTTGTCAATTCCTTCTACGACCTTCCTCCCTTCGATGTCGGAGAGAGTCTGCCCGATAAACACCTCGTTCCGGCCGGGACCGGTTATCGCCGCTACGAGGAGAGCCCCGACGGAATCTCGCCCCGGGCCGTTCCCGGCTTCGGCCCCGGCCTCGTCGGTGCCGACAGCCACGAGCACGATGAGGTGGGCCACGTCTACGAGGATTTCCACCTTCGCCGGCGCATGAACGACAAGCGCCTGCGCAAGTTTCAGGCCCTTCTGGCCGAGACAGTGGCGCCCACGCTTGTCGGTCCCGAAGACTACGACACGCTCATCCTCTGCTGGGGATCGACGCGGCTCATCGTCGAAGAGGCCCTGGCCGAGCTGGGGCGTCCCGGTCTGGCCATGGCTCACTTCGGCCAGGTCTGGCCCCTCCACCCTTCGACGGCCGGCCTCCTGAGTCGGGCCCGACGTCTCGTCTCCGTCGAGGGGAACGCCACCGCGCAGCTGGCCAGACTGATCCGTCAGACGACGGGCATCGAGGTGAGGGATCACCTGCTCAACTACTCGGGGCTCCAGTTCTCCGTCGAGCAGGTCCGTGACGGGCTCAAGGGCCTTTTGAGCTGA
- a CDS encoding ZIP family metal transporter, with protein MDFIAQLHPTLQALLGTLFTWAMTALGAATVFLRRDPSQKLLDVMLGFAAGVMIAASYWSLLAPAIEMSEEMGFIPWLPSALGFLAGGAALRLLDLVVPHLHIGLPRSEAEGIPTDWRRSTLLVLAITLHNIPEGMAVGVAFGAVASGIPSASLAGAVALALGIGIQNFPEGMAVSMPLRRDGLRAGRSFWYGQLSGIVEPLAAVIGAALVTLSRPILPFALAFAAGAMIYVVVEEVIPESQQKGNSDLATLGVMVGFTMMMILDVALG; from the coding sequence ATGGACTTCATCGCCCAGCTCCACCCGACCCTACAGGCCCTTCTGGGCACCCTCTTCACCTGGGCCATGACGGCACTGGGAGCGGCAACGGTCTTTCTGCGCCGCGACCCGAGCCAGAAGCTCCTCGACGTCATGCTGGGCTTCGCCGCCGGCGTCATGATCGCCGCCAGCTACTGGTCCCTTCTGGCTCCGGCCATTGAAATGTCGGAGGAGATGGGCTTCATACCCTGGCTCCCCTCCGCCCTGGGCTTTCTCGCCGGAGGGGCCGCTCTGAGGCTCCTCGATCTCGTCGTCCCCCATCTTCACATCGGCCTGCCCCGCTCGGAGGCCGAAGGCATCCCCACGGACTGGCGGCGTTCGACGCTTCTCGTTTTGGCCATCACCCTCCACAACATCCCGGAAGGCATGGCCGTCGGCGTCGCCTTCGGCGCCGTCGCCTCAGGCATTCCATCGGCCTCTCTGGCCGGGGCGGTGGCCCTGGCCCTGGGCATCGGCATCCAGAACTTCCCCGAGGGAATGGCCGTCTCCATGCCTCTCCGCCGCGACGGACTCAGGGCGGGCAGGAGCTTCTGGTACGGCCAGCTGTCGGGTATCGTCGAACCCCTCGCCGCCGTCATCGGCGCCGCCCTGGTCACCCTCTCCCGTCCCATCCTCCCCTTTGCCCTGGCCTTCGCCGCCGGGGCCATGATCTACGTCGTCGTCGAGGAGGTCATCCCCGAGTCGCAGCAGAAGGGGAACAGCGATCTGGCCACCCTGGGCGTCATGGTGGGCTTCACGATGATGATGATCCTCGACGTCGCCCTGGGCTAG
- a CDS encoding heavy-metal-associated domain-containing protein, which yields MSRYVLSVPDMACHHCVARITKTLEKEGLPTFKVLLDDKTVDVETEALDALLGALDDAGYPASVKEGPI from the coding sequence TTGAGCCGCTACGTTCTGAGCGTTCCCGACATGGCCTGCCATCACTGCGTGGCCCGAATCACGAAAACGCTGGAGAAAGAGGGACTGCCGACGTTCAAGGTCCTTCTGGACGACAAGACCGTCGACGTCGAGACGGAGGCCCTCGACGCCCTTCTCGGCGCCCTCGACGATGCCGGTTATCCCGCCTCCGTCAAGGAAGGGCCGATCTGA
- a CDS encoding isocitrate lyase/PEP mutase family protein: MERKSTLFRRQLARPGAILSAGVYDALSARMAELAGFDAVHHSGYGTAAALLGAPDIGLVDFSEMCRQVKNIARSVSIPVLGDADTGYGNALNVYRTVQEYVWTGASGTFIEDQQWPKRCGHMEGKRVVSREEMRSKLRAAVDARDGEDRDFVIIFRTDALAVEGLDSALDRARDALDVGADVIFVEALRTREEMERVVDAIRAPLMLNLIEGGKTPLLSLSEAQEMGFKYVVFALSALYGAVRGMKEALDAIVATGRTGTVPSPSFDDFAPIVRSDLYAERARRYRFEPSGC; the protein is encoded by the coding sequence ATGGAACGAAAAAGCACCCTCTTCCGGCGTCAGCTTGCCCGTCCCGGGGCGATCCTCTCGGCCGGAGTCTACGATGCCCTCAGCGCCCGCATGGCCGAGCTGGCCGGATTCGATGCCGTTCACCACTCCGGTTACGGAACGGCGGCGGCCCTTCTCGGCGCTCCCGACATCGGCCTCGTCGATTTCAGCGAGATGTGCCGCCAGGTCAAAAACATCGCCCGTTCCGTCTCCATTCCCGTCCTGGGCGACGCCGACACGGGCTACGGCAATGCCCTCAACGTCTACCGTACCGTCCAGGAATATGTCTGGACGGGGGCTTCGGGGACCTTCATCGAGGATCAGCAGTGGCCCAAACGCTGCGGCCACATGGAGGGCAAACGTGTCGTCAGCCGGGAGGAGATGCGGAGCAAGCTTCGGGCTGCCGTCGACGCCCGCGACGGAGAGGATCGTGACTTCGTCATCATCTTCCGCACCGACGCCCTGGCCGTCGAGGGGCTGGACAGCGCCCTCGACCGGGCCCGCGACGCCCTCGACGTCGGGGCCGACGTCATCTTCGTCGAGGCCCTGAGAACGAGGGAGGAGATGGAGCGCGTCGTCGACGCGATCCGGGCGCCTCTCATGCTGAACCTCATCGAGGGAGGCAAGACCCCTCTCCTCTCGCTGAGTGAGGCCCAGGAGATGGGTTTCAAGTATGTCGTCTTCGCCCTCAGCGCCCTCTACGGCGCCGTCCGGGGGATGAAGGAGGCCCTCGATGCCATCGTGGCCACGGGGCGGACGGGAACGGTTCCGTCCCCCTCCTTCGACGACTTCGCCCCCATCGTCAGATCTGACCTCTACGCCGAAAGGGCCCGGCGCTATCGCTTCGAGCCATCCGGCTGCTGA
- a CDS encoding TRAP transporter large permease — protein MLSLVAVGALLLTILFAGLPVAFSLGSTSALLIWLQDLPAGIIGHTLFSSLDSFVLLAVPLFILMSQILLEGKVGDGLFEAMNVWVRHLPGGLAIATILSCAFFAAITGSSAATAATVGLVALPALLERGYERRFVYGLIAAGGTLGILIPPSIPMILYGAVTEESVGRLFMAGVVPGLVLTGLFMAYAVWKSRRGGFRPMERASWEERWRVTRQNIWGIVLPLLILGGIYTGAFTPTEAAAVGLVYSLAVTLIVYRTLRLRDIPGVCLRSVGTSCMIAMIMAGALLFGKVMTLLEIPQALTHSVVAANLSPLAFILAMNVVMLLLGCVLETVSIILLTMPLVAPLLGLLGIDPIWYAVIVTVNMEMALITPPVGVNLYVISGISKEARMADIINGVLPFLLIMVVMLVIVVAFPQLSLWLPAAMKG, from the coding sequence ATGCTGAGTCTCGTCGCCGTGGGAGCCCTGCTTCTGACCATTCTCTTCGCCGGCCTGCCCGTGGCTTTCTCCCTCGGTTCCACGTCGGCCCTGCTTATCTGGCTCCAGGACCTGCCGGCGGGCATCATCGGCCATACCCTTTTTTCGTCTCTGGACAGTTTCGTCCTCCTCGCCGTGCCGCTTTTCATTCTCATGAGCCAGATCCTTCTCGAGGGAAAGGTCGGCGACGGTCTTTTCGAGGCCATGAACGTCTGGGTCCGCCATCTCCCGGGAGGGCTGGCCATCGCCACCATCCTCAGCTGCGCCTTCTTCGCCGCCATCACAGGATCGAGCGCGGCGACGGCGGCGACGGTGGGCCTCGTGGCCCTCCCGGCCCTGCTGGAAAGGGGCTACGAGCGCCGATTCGTCTACGGCCTCATCGCCGCAGGGGGGACCTTGGGCATCCTCATCCCGCCCAGCATTCCCATGATCCTTTACGGGGCCGTCACGGAGGAGTCGGTGGGGCGCCTCTTCATGGCCGGCGTCGTCCCCGGACTGGTTCTGACGGGGCTTTTCATGGCCTATGCCGTCTGGAAAAGCAGGCGCGGCGGCTTCCGCCCCATGGAGAGGGCCTCCTGGGAGGAACGGTGGCGCGTGACCCGCCAGAATATCTGGGGCATCGTCCTTCCTCTGCTGATCCTGGGCGGCATCTACACGGGGGCCTTCACGCCCACCGAGGCCGCCGCCGTGGGGCTCGTCTACAGCCTCGCCGTGACTCTCATCGTCTACAGGACTCTCCGTCTGAGGGATATTCCCGGAGTCTGCCTTCGCTCCGTGGGCACCTCCTGCATGATCGCCATGATCATGGCCGGAGCCCTTCTCTTCGGCAAGGTGATGACGCTCCTCGAAATTCCCCAGGCCCTGACCCACTCCGTCGTCGCCGCCAACCTCTCTCCCCTGGCCTTCATCCTGGCCATGAACGTCGTCATGCTCCTCCTGGGCTGTGTCCTCGAGACGGTCTCCATCATCCTTCTCACCATGCCCCTCGTCGCTCCTCTGCTGGGGCTGCTGGGCATCGACCCCATCTGGTACGCCGTCATCGTCACCGTCAACATGGAGATGGCCCTCATCACGCCTCCCGTCGGCGTCAACCTCTACGTCATCAGCGGCATCAGCAAAGAGGCCCGGATGGCCGACATCATCAACGGCGTCCTTCCCTTCCTCCTCATCATGGTCGTCATGCTCGTCATCGTCGTCGCCTTTCCCCAGCTCAGCCTCTGGCTGCCCGCTGCCATGAAAGGATAG
- a CDS encoding TRAP transporter small permease subunit, with the protein MIKTIRKTVEGVNRFFGYASGLGILLMGFILFWEVIARYVFNAPTLWAGETATYLFIWIMLAGSAYALQEGRHVHIDLVVTRLPRRLRAFVAAVTSLGGTLFCSVVVLQAWDMVAKALLFKKHSPTPLGVPLVIPLSALLLGFALLTVQFALMTTAHFVESMKKEGASC; encoded by the coding sequence ATGATAAAGACGATCAGAAAAACGGTCGAGGGAGTGAATCGCTTCTTCGGTTACGCAAGCGGCCTGGGCATTCTTCTCATGGGATTCATCCTCTTCTGGGAGGTCATCGCCCGCTATGTCTTCAACGCCCCGACGCTCTGGGCGGGAGAGACGGCCACCTACCTGTTCATCTGGATCATGTTGGCCGGATCGGCCTATGCCCTTCAGGAGGGGCGTCACGTCCACATCGATCTCGTCGTGACCCGTCTTCCTCGGCGCCTTCGGGCCTTCGTGGCCGCTGTGACCTCCCTGGGCGGGACTCTTTTCTGTTCCGTCGTGGTCCTCCAGGCCTGGGACATGGTCGCCAAGGCCCTTCTTTTCAAGAAACATTCGCCGACGCCTCTCGGCGTTCCCCTCGTCATTCCCCTGTCGGCTCTTCTGCTGGGTTTTGCCCTTCTGACGGTTCAGTTCGCCCTCATGACGACGGCGCACTTCGTCGAAAGCATGAAGAAGGAGGGAGCCTCATGCTGA
- a CDS encoding DctP family TRAP transporter solute-binding subunit, which produces MKREKRALSVLLLAVTLVLSAVFAASAAESFRLSNQLPPSHFLSEAAEVFAAKVKEYSGGDVEIKLFHSAQLFKDTEIVEALQQGLVEMGLVPVNQWSGMIPAADIFGVPFVFADLASIERFLDSEAGTLLDGAFNEKGCKVVFWMDYGFVQFLNSKRPLLAPADFKGLKIRTFSTGTADAVLALGGTPSALSSTEMYMALQRGTVDGSTTGAPAAYSRKLYEVQKYMTVCNYSAAQFALQSNLKWWEGLSDSTRDVLERAGKDAASWIRAEMARSEAEALTALKEKGVEIVELDAAQRQAFVEATSSVRDGFIAESGELGRRLMELAALAQ; this is translated from the coding sequence GTGAAAAGAGAAAAAAGAGCCCTTTCCGTCCTTCTTCTTGCGGTGACCCTGGTCCTGTCGGCGGTTTTCGCCGCCTCGGCGGCCGAGTCCTTCCGCCTTTCCAATCAGCTTCCCCCCTCCCACTTCCTCTCCGAGGCGGCCGAGGTCTTCGCCGCCAAGGTGAAGGAGTACTCCGGCGGTGACGTGGAGATCAAACTCTTCCATTCGGCCCAGCTCTTCAAGGACACGGAGATCGTCGAGGCCCTTCAGCAGGGCTTGGTCGAGATGGGCCTCGTCCCCGTCAACCAGTGGTCGGGCATGATTCCCGCCGCCGACATCTTCGGCGTTCCCTTCGTCTTCGCCGACCTGGCCTCCATCGAGCGCTTCCTCGATTCCGAGGCGGGAACCCTGCTTGACGGCGCCTTCAACGAAAAGGGGTGCAAGGTCGTCTTCTGGATGGATTACGGTTTCGTCCAGTTCCTCAACAGCAAGCGCCCCCTCCTTGCCCCTGCCGATTTCAAGGGCCTCAAGATCCGCACCTTCAGCACGGGAACGGCCGATGCCGTGCTGGCTCTTGGAGGCACGCCGTCGGCTTTGAGCTCGACGGAGATGTACATGGCCCTTCAGAGGGGCACCGTCGACGGCTCGACGACGGGCGCTCCCGCCGCCTACTCGCGCAAGCTCTACGAGGTTCAGAAGTATATGACCGTCTGCAACTACTCGGCGGCCCAGTTCGCCCTTCAGTCCAACCTCAAGTGGTGGGAGGGGCTTTCCGACTCGACGCGCGATGTCCTCGAGCGTGCCGGCAAGGATGCGGCCTCCTGGATCAGGGCCGAGATGGCCCGTTCCGAGGCGGAGGCCCTGACGGCCCTCAAGGAAAAGGGCGTGGAAATCGTCGAGCTCGACGCCGCTCAGCGCCAGGCCTTCGTCGAGGCCACATCTTCGGTCCGCGACGGCTTCATCGCTGAAAGCGGAGAGCTGGGCCGGCGGCTGATGGAACTGGCCGCCCTGGCCCAGTAA